CGTACAAATTTTAGATATTTTACAAAAGGAGTCACAAGTAAGTAATGCCGAACTTGCGCGTCGTGTTAATTTGTCGCCAGCTGCTATGCATGCACGAATAAAAAGGCTAGAAGGGGAAGGTTTCATTGATAAACAAGTCGCAATCCTAAATCAAGAGAAACTTGGATTTGATTTGTTGTGTTTTATTTTTATGAGTACGAATATTCATCAATCTGAAAAACTAGAGGTATTGGAAAGAGAACTGGAATCTATGCCTGAAGTGCTGGAGTGTCATTGTTTAACAGGTGAATATGATTATTTACTAAAAGTCGCGAACCGAGATCGAAAGGAACTGGAGCATTTTATTAGGAAGTTAAATAAGTTAGGAATTACAAGGATACAAACGAGCTTAGCGCTGCGTGAAATTAAGTATTCTACAGTATTACCGATAAGAGATTCGAAAACAAGTACTGAATGAGATATAAAACCATTTTTTAGATGGGAGAGAGGGTCCGATCATGCGTAGAAGCGGTCAGGGCCTTTTTTAGCCCCATGCCATGTGAAAACAAAGGGAGAAAATGAGAGAGGTCTTTTTTTATTTTCATAGCATCGACTTGTATGTTGAAAAAGCAAAATAGATTTATATAGGACTTGTTTTTTTGGAATGAGTATATCTAAAATTCAGAATAATAATTGACGTGTTCGGATGGATGGGTGTATTATTATATAAATTTATGAATTATTATTCATTTTAAGTTATAAATATTTAATTTGAGGAGATAAATCATGCGAATTTCAAATGCAATTACAAGTGATGTGAAAGAAATATATAACTTAATAGAAATATATTCGAAAGAGGGAGTTGTTCTACCGCGCTCACTTTTGTCCCTTTATCAGTATTTACAGTGTTTGTATGTTGTGAAAGAGGAAGGAGAAATTTTGGGAGTTGCTGGTTTACATGTTTTAGGAGAAGATCTTGCCGAAATACGATCATTAGTCGTATCGGATACATATGCAGGTAAAGGGCTAGGACGTATGTTAGTCAATCATGTAATAAGTGAGGCTTCTAAAATAAAGGTAAGAAGGGTCATTTCTTTAACGTATCAAACTACATTTTTTAAGAAGTGTGGATTTGATTTTGTTGATAAGGAATCGCTACCTGAAAAAGTGTGGATTGATTGCAGACATTGTCTGAAATTTGATTGTTGTGATGAAGTTGCGATGATTCGGTATGTGATTTGAGGTTTAGTATGAAATAGATAATTAAGATAAACAGAAGGAGGAGGGGATAGCCTCCTCGTTAATTAAATTAATGTATGTCCACCTTCAACATGAAGAGTAGTTCCAGTGACAAATTGATTTTGCATTAAATATAGTACACCATCAGCTACATCTTTTGCCTGTCCAACTCGTTTGACAGGGAGTTTATTTGCTATCTCCTTATAGAATTTGTCCCGCGCTTTCAGCGGCATTTTGCTACGTGACGGTGTATCAATAATGCCAGGAGAGACGATATTTACGCGAATAGGAGCGAGTTCTAATGCTAATGTTTCTCCAAGATTAGAGACTGCTGCATTTACTGCACCAAGCGTAGCTGAACCAGCCATTGTTTTATAGGCAACTACGCCTGAAAATAATGTGATTGATCCGTCTTTCGTAATCTTAGGTGCACCATATTTTGCAGCATAGAATTGTCCCCAAAATTTATTTTCGAACAACTGGCGCGTTTTGCTTACTTCTGTATCAAGGAAAGCTCCTCCGAATGTTTCAGCTGCTGTAATAACTAAATGATGGATTGTATTTATTTCTTCAAAGAATGACTGTACTTGTTGCTCGTTTGTTATATCAAGTGTATAAGTTGTTACATTTCCCGCTAATACCTTTTGTGCCTCTTTTAATTTGTCTTCGGATCGGCTGGCGATAATAACATCTGCACCTTGCGCTAATACCAATCTTGCTGTTTCTAAACCAATACCTGAACTCCCGCCAATAATAGCTACTTTTTTTCCTTTTAGCATCTTTATGCCTCCTAATTATTTCGTTTTTACTTTGTTGCCATCATTGTAGTTTGAAGAATTCCATATTTGAAGTAGTGATATTTATTTCATATAGTTACATTTCGGAAAGTTTTTTATTATATAAGGGGAATCGGAGCGGAAAAAATTTAAAGTACTTTAACTAACAAAAAAGGACCCACGGGTCCTTTTTTGTTAGTTTTCTAGAGTTAGCCCAAAGCGCTTTAATTCGATAAAAATACCTTCTAATTGTTTCCCTTTATCCGTGAGGGTATATTCCACTCGGGGAGGAACTTCAGGATAAACCTTTCTTGTTACAATACCTTGGCCTTCTAATTCCTTAAGGCGAAGTGAGAGTGTTTTTGGGCTGATACCATCCATTGATTTTAGCAAATCACTAAAGCGCAATGTTCCTTCAATAAGAAGGTCCCGAATAATTAAAAATGTCCATTTTGTTCCAATTACGTCGAGTGTTTTTGCAATAGGACAAGGTATACCAGGTGAACCTTTCGTTAATACAATCGGATCTATAGTGCTCATGGAAATAGCCTCCATAAAAATTTTTTGAATTGATTTGCTTTATAGTATCACAAAACTATCCTTTTAGTAACTATATGAAAAAAATATCACTACTTCCAAAAGGGAAATTACTACATATAAAATAGTGTTAGGAACCACAAATGATTTCTAAACTAAGGAGGTGACTATGATGAAAATAAAAAATCAAACAAAAAAGTTATGGTGGTCATTTAGTTTTCTCGTGATTTGCATTGTCGTAATCGGTACCGTGCTTACTGCGTGCAGCAATACAAAAATATCTGCTTCTAAAAGTGAAATTCAATTGTTGAAAGGCAAGCCAGAGCCTAAAACAATGACAATCGATCCTTCATTAAATCAAAAAGAAGCTACAGCAATGATTCATGCAGCCCAACGTTTTTATGCATTTTGGGATACTGGCAATGAGGAGCTTATTCCACAAACCGTTACAGAGAAATTCTTTGATAATACGTTGCCAAAAGGGCGCCCACAAGGTCCCGAAGGCTTAGCATTTGCTGCAAAAAACTTTCGTAAAGTCGTTCCAGATATACATTGCAAAATTGAGGATTTATTAGTGGTTGGTGATAAGGTCACAGCTCGTCTTTCCTTTACAGGAACACATGATGGAAAACCGATTAACTTTTTTGCCATTGATATTTTACGTATTAAGGATGGAAAAATTACTGAAGATTGGCATCTAGAAGATAACCTTACTCTTATGCAACAACTTGGAGTAGTAGCTGAGAACTAAATGATAGCGGTACGAAAAAGTGTGGATTTAGATATATGCAATTCAATCAATAAAAGATAAAGGGGAAGAAAATGATGAAAAATATATTAATAATAAATGGTCATCAAAAATATAGTGCAGACCGAGGGAAATTAAATCAAACATTGGTTGATCGCATGGTCAGTCTACTAAGTGAAAAGAGTCATGTGAAAACAACGATTATTCAAGACGGATACAATATTAAAGAAGAACAACAAAAGTTTTTATGGGCGGATGTTATCATCTATCAAACGCCAATTTATTGGTTTAGTGTACCAGGATTATTTAAAACGTATATGGATGAAGTATATGAGTACGGCCTCTTTTTTAAAGGAGGAGATCAATATGGAGCAGGAGGGTTATTAACAGAGAAAAAATATATGTTTTCCACTACATGGAATGCACCTAAAACAGCGTTTCAAGATTCCTCACAATTTTTTGAAGGTCAGAGTTTAGAAGAAGCAATTGGTCATTTGCACCGAGTACAGAAATTTATTGGTATGAGTCCTTTAAAGAGTTTTGCGTGCTATGATGTAGTCAAAAATCCTAATATTGATATGTTTTTAGCAGAACTTGAAATGCATGT
This sequence is a window from Bacillus pseudomycoides DSM 12442. Protein-coding genes within it:
- a CDS encoding Lrp/AsnC family transcriptional regulator: MESSVIKVLDDLDVQILDILQKESQVSNAELARRVNLSPAAMHARIKRLEGEGFIDKQVAILNQEKLGFDLLCFIFMSTNIHQSEKLEVLERELESMPEVLECHCLTGEYDYLLKVANRDRKELEHFIRKLNKLGITRIQTSLALREIKYSTVLPIRDSKTSTE
- a CDS encoding SDR family oxidoreductase, producing MLKGKKVAIIGGSSGIGLETARLVLAQGADVIIASRSEDKLKEAQKVLAGNVTTYTLDITNEQQVQSFFEEINTIHHLVITAAETFGGAFLDTEVSKTRQLFENKFWGQFYAAKYGAPKITKDGSITLFSGVVAYKTMAGSATLGAVNAAVSNLGETLALELAPIRVNIVSPGIIDTPSRSKMPLKARDKFYKEIANKLPVKRVGQAKDVADGVLYLMQNQFVTGTTLHVEGGHTLI
- a CDS encoding NAD(P)H-dependent oxidoreductase gives rise to the protein MKNILIINGHQKYSADRGKLNQTLVDRMVSLLSEKSHVKTTIIQDGYNIKEEQQKFLWADVIIYQTPIYWFSVPGLFKTYMDEVYEYGLFFKGGDQYGAGGLLTEKKYMFSTTWNAPKTAFQDSSQFFEGQSLEEAIGHLHRVQKFIGMSPLKSFACYDVVKNPNIDMFLAELEMHVKEVVNLS
- a CDS encoding N-acetyltransferase; protein product: MRISNAITSDVKEIYNLIEIYSKEGVVLPRSLLSLYQYLQCLYVVKEEGEILGVAGLHVLGEDLAEIRSLVVSDTYAGKGLGRMLVNHVISEASKIKVRRVISLTYQTTFFKKCGFDFVDKESLPEKVWIDCRHCLKFDCCDEVAMIRYVI
- a CDS encoding winged helix-turn-helix transcriptional regulator yields the protein MSTIDPIVLTKGSPGIPCPIAKTLDVIGTKWTFLIIRDLLIEGTLRFSDLLKSMDGISPKTLSLRLKELEGQGIVTRKVYPEVPPRVEYTLTDKGKQLEGIFIELKRFGLTLEN
- a CDS encoding ester cyclase, giving the protein MMKIKNQTKKLWWSFSFLVICIVVIGTVLTACSNTKISASKSEIQLLKGKPEPKTMTIDPSLNQKEATAMIHAAQRFYAFWDTGNEELIPQTVTEKFFDNTLPKGRPQGPEGLAFAAKNFRKVVPDIHCKIEDLLVVGDKVTARLSFTGTHDGKPINFFAIDILRIKDGKITEDWHLEDNLTLMQQLGVVAEN